One part of the Microlunatus elymi genome encodes these proteins:
- a CDS encoding glycosyltransferase family 4 protein: MRILVCPHQMGMGGSQLTAIELAAAMGGHGHRVSIFAPAGVLVDRARTLGLELITAPDPRRGREWVRKLITVIGQQHIDLVHGYEWRPCLDAAFGAGVLRRTPVLMSVLSMAVPAFLPRGLPIVVGTPALATRQHSLGRRTFLIEPSVDMITNQSRDVVAARARWGVRSDELVISTVSMLTTELEKLQGVLALIAVVDRLSADYPIRLLIAGDGEGFEQVCRRAQQVNQRHGREIVRPLGFLPDPEPVYEAADVAIGMGTSAIKAMAHGKPLIVQGEAGFWQSLRPDNSERFLHAGWFGAGGAGVRDLEGALRPLLGDAGLRTELGRFGRELVGYRYSTGRASRRLAGVYAEVGSNRLRLRRMAPSLARSAVDVTRYRLAERMGDVVKHETASREGMVNP, from the coding sequence ATGAGGATCCTGGTCTGCCCGCATCAGATGGGCATGGGCGGCAGTCAGCTGACCGCCATCGAGCTGGCCGCCGCGATGGGCGGTCACGGGCACCGGGTCAGCATCTTCGCCCCGGCAGGCGTCCTGGTCGACCGGGCCCGCACGCTGGGACTGGAGCTGATCACTGCTCCCGATCCGCGCCGCGGACGGGAGTGGGTGCGCAAGTTGATCACCGTGATCGGGCAACAGCACATCGATCTGGTCCACGGGTACGAATGGCGACCGTGCCTGGACGCGGCCTTCGGGGCCGGCGTGTTGCGTCGCACCCCGGTGCTGATGTCGGTGCTGTCGATGGCGGTTCCGGCGTTCTTGCCGCGTGGGTTGCCGATCGTGGTCGGTACTCCGGCGCTTGCCACTCGGCAGCACTCGCTCGGCCGTCGGACGTTCCTGATTGAACCGTCGGTGGACATGATCACCAACCAGAGCAGGGATGTGGTGGCTGCACGCGCTCGGTGGGGGGTTCGGTCCGATGAGCTGGTGATCTCGACGGTGTCGATGCTGACCACCGAGCTGGAAAAGCTGCAGGGTGTGCTGGCGTTGATTGCGGTTGTCGATCGGCTGTCTGCCGACTACCCGATCCGGCTGTTGATCGCCGGCGACGGAGAAGGGTTCGAGCAGGTTTGTCGTCGTGCTCAGCAGGTCAATCAGCGTCACGGCCGCGAAATCGTCCGCCCGCTGGGGTTCCTGCCGGATCCGGAGCCGGTGTACGAGGCGGCCGATGTGGCGATCGGGATGGGTACGTCGGCGATCAAGGCGATGGCCCACGGCAAGCCGCTGATCGTCCAGGGTGAGGCCGGATTCTGGCAGTCGCTGCGGCCCGACAACTCCGAACGATTCCTGCACGCGGGTTGGTTCGGCGCCGGGGGCGCGGGTGTACGTGATCTGGAAGGTGCGTTGCGGCCGTTGTTGGGCGATGCCGGGCTGCGCACCGAGTTGGGCCGATTCGGTCGTGAGTTGGTCGGCTACCGCTACAGCACCGGCCGGGCTTCGCGGCGGCTGGCCGGCGTGTACGCAGAGGTGGGCAGCAATCGGTTGCGGCTGCGACGGATGGCGCCGTCATTGGCGCGCTCGGCAGTCGATGTCACCCGGTATCGGCTGGCCGAACGGATGGGGGATGTGGTCAAGCATGAAACGGCAAGCAGGGAAGGGATGGTGAACCCCTGA
- a CDS encoding NeuD/PglB/VioB family sugar acetyltransferase, with the protein MKSLLLLGAGGLAREVIASVAATGTHRIVGVLDDNESLHGSQLDGVPVIGHVSQAPLRDEQLLVCIGAGPARERVVRRLITAGVEQQRFATCIDRGVRIPPGCVVGPGSILLSGVVLTASVTVGAHVVAMPSVVLTHDDVVADFATLAAGVLLGGGVRVGRGAYLGMGSSVRQRLAVGAYATLGMGGVLVDDLPSYETWAGVPARRLDGRDLFDHHRIGRAASLHLTSERLS; encoded by the coding sequence ATGAAATCGCTGCTGTTGTTGGGGGCCGGCGGATTGGCGCGGGAGGTGATCGCCTCCGTCGCCGCGACGGGAACGCATCGGATCGTCGGAGTGCTCGACGACAACGAAAGCCTGCACGGTTCGCAGCTGGACGGCGTCCCGGTGATCGGGCACGTCAGCCAGGCGCCACTGCGGGACGAACAGCTGCTGGTCTGCATCGGCGCCGGTCCGGCCCGAGAACGCGTGGTCCGCCGGCTGATCACGGCCGGTGTGGAGCAGCAGCGATTCGCGACCTGTATCGACCGCGGGGTTCGGATCCCGCCCGGTTGCGTGGTCGGTCCCGGCAGCATCCTGCTGTCGGGAGTCGTGCTGACCGCCTCGGTGACGGTCGGTGCACACGTGGTGGCGATGCCGTCGGTGGTGCTCACCCACGACGACGTGGTCGCCGACTTTGCAACCCTGGCAGCGGGTGTGCTGCTCGGCGGCGGCGTGCGGGTCGGACGGGGAGCCTACCTGGGCATGGGCTCATCGGTCCGGCAACGACTGGCGGTCGGTGCGTACGCGACGTTGGGCATGGGCGGCGTGCTCGTCGATGATCTCCCGTCGTACGAGACCTGGGCCGGGGTGCCCGCCCGCCGGCTGGACGGACGGGATCTTTTTGATCATCACCGGATCGGGCGGGCTGCGAGTCTGCATCTCACCTCTGAGAGGCTGTCATGA